The DNA region AACATATCAACACCAACCGCAATGCTGGTCGCCACAAAGAAACCGACCGTCCCATACAGCAGGCTCAAGGCGATCAGGATCATCTTGCCACGCCGTTCGTAATACTGAAATTCCAGGCCGATCTGTCGCCGCCGCTCTGTCGGATGGTCGGTGCATCTTTCCAAACGAATATCTTCAGCCATCTGGGCAAGGGTGCGCACCCGATCCATGACACGTGACAGGCGCATGTGACAGCCAGTGATGAGGTTCGCACATGCCAAGAGCATGATGGCGGGCGTGATCAGGGCGGTGAGAAATCCCAAGGCAAGCGTCTCTACCGTCAGGCCTTGCATGGCTGTCCCTTCTTCACTATGAATCGAATGATCACGCTACTCCACGAGCTCCAAGTACTTCAACCCCGAGCCGGTGTTTAACAATACAATCGTAGCCTCTGCTCCAACAATCCCATCGGCAAGCAAGCGCTTGAGGGCCGCCAGGTCGTGCCGTGGCAAGAGCACCTTGCCGCACTTCGAACAGGTGCGCATCGGCTGGTGTGCTGAGTACTGTACATTGCCCAACGTACATTCCAGGTGCGAAAGGTAGCTCTTCATGGCGACCCCTATGCGAAAACGGGCCTTATCATACCACACGTGACAAGAGTATGATTCGACCCCTTTCGACAGGGGCGCATCAGAAATAGCAGATAATGAGTTAGCCGACGAAGTAGCCGACGATGGCCACTGCCAGCCCCACTATGAACACGTCCATATCGCTTCGGAAGATCCCACGGCTGGAAGAGAGGGGGGACGAAACGTGGGTAGTCAGATTAGGGAAAAATTCCCAATTCGAAATAGCATGTGGCGATCTTGTTAATGGCGCTGATGAAT from Candidatus Methylomirabilota bacterium includes:
- a CDS encoding DUF2721 domain-containing protein, encoding MQGLTVETLALGFLTALITPAIMLLACANLITGCHMRLSRVMDRVRTLAQMAEDIRLERCTDHPTERRRQIGLEFQYYERRGKMILIALSLLYGTVGFFVATSIAVGVDMLTGSQMAFVPVILAIIGILLFLVASLLMLLENRLAFHTMKREIQFVHTLEKAIFVDPEGTGSSEGGRA